A section of the Oncorhynchus gorbuscha isolate QuinsamMale2020 ecotype Even-year linkage group LG06, OgorEven_v1.0, whole genome shotgun sequence genome encodes:
- the LOC124037121 gene encoding protein Dr1-like, which yields MASSSGNDDDLTIPRAAINKMIKETLPNVRVANDARELVVNCCTEFIHLISSEANEICNKSEKKTISPEHVINALESLGFASYITEVKDVLQECKTVALKRRKASSRLENLGIPEEELLRQQQELFAKARQQQAELAQQEWLQMQQAAQQAQLAAASASAGQQAGSSLDEDDEDDM from the exons ATGGCTTCTTCGTCGGGAAACGATGACGACCTCACCATTCCCAGGGCAGCTATCAACAAAATGATCAAAGAAACTTTGCCCAACGTACGGGTTGCCAACGATGCGAGAGAACTTGTTGTGAACTGTTGCACAGAGTTCATACATCTAATTTCATCAGAGGCGAATGAAATATGTAACAAGTCTGAAAAGAAGACTATATCTCCTGAACATGTTATTaatg CACTTGAAAGCCTGGGTTTTGCGTCGTACATCACAGAGGTGAAGGATGTCTTGCAGGAATGTAAAACTGTAGCACTTAAGAGGAGAAAGGCCAGCTCTCGCCTGGAAAACCTGGGTATACCAGAGGAAGAGCTCCTTAGACAACAACAGGAACTCTTTGCTAAG GCACGGCAACAGCAAGCAGAGCTAGCCCAGCAGGAGTGGCTCCAGATGCAGCAGGCTGCCCAGCAGGCCCAGTTGGCTGCAGCATCTGCCAGTGCTGGACAGCAGGCTGGCTCCTCActggatgaggatgatgaggatgaCATGTGA